The window ATCGTCTGCATCTGCTCGAACTGCTTCAAGAGCCGGTTCACGTCCTGCACCGTGGTGCCGCTCCCCTTCGCGATCCGCTTCCGTCGGCTCCCGTTGATGATCGCGGGCTTCTCCCGCTCCTCCATCGTCATGGAGCGGATGATCGCCTCGGTGCGTTTCAGCTCCTGATCCCCGACCTGCGCCCCCGCGGGGAGCCGCACGCCCGGGATCATCTTCACGATCTCCTCGACCGGACCGAGCTTCTTCATCTCCTGGATCTGCCCCAGGAAGTCCTCGAGCGTGAGCCGCTCCTTCCGGAGCTTCTTCTCGAGCTTCTCGGCCTTCGCGAGGTCGATCCGCTCCTGCGCGCGCTCGACCAGCGTGAGCACGTCCCCCATTCCGAGGATGCGCGACGCGAGCCGGTCCGCGTGGAAGGGCTCGAGCCCTTCCACCTTCTCGCCCGTTCCGAGATACCGGATCGGGACCCCCGCCACGGACCGCAGCGAGAGCGCCGCGCCTCCGCGCGCGTCCCCGTCCATCTTGGTCAGGATGAAGCCCGTGATCCGGAGCCGCTTCGTGAACGTCTCCGCGATCGAGACCGCGTCCTGGCCGGTCATGCCGTCCAGCACGAGGTAGCTCTCGTGCGGCTCCAGCGTCTTCTGGACCCGCGCCACCTCGTCCATCAGCTCGTCGTCGATGTGGAGGCGCCCCGCGGTGTCCGCGATCAGGAGGTCGAAGCCCTCCCGATCGGCACGCGCGCGCGCCGCCTTCGCCACCGCGACCGGATCCTGGGTCTCGCGATCCAGGTGCACCGGAGCGGCGATCTGCTTCCCGAGCACTTCGAGCTGGTCGATCGCCGCCGGACGCCGGAGATCGAGCGCCGCCAGGAGGACCCGCTTCTCGCGTCCCTTCCAGTAACGCGCGAGCTTCGCCGCGGTGGTCGTCTTGCCCGAGCCCTGGAGGCCCGCGAGCAGGACGACCGCCGCCCGGTTCGACGGAAACTGCATCCCCGTCGCAGGAGAAGCGCCCCCGAGGAGCTTCACCAGCTCGTCGTGGACGATCTTCACGATCTGCTGCCCGGGCGTGACGCTCTGGACCAGATCGACGCCGACCGCGCGCTCCTCGACCGCCTTCAGGAAGTCGCGGGCCACGTTCAGGTTGACGTCGGCCTCGAGGAGGACCCGCCGGATCTCCCGGAGGGACTCCTTCACGTCCTGCTCGCTCAGTCGGCCGCGGCCTAAGAGCTTTCGAAAGACGCCATTGAGGCGTTCGGTCAGGTCTTCGAACATTGGGACTTGGTTCGGGACTTCGGGCGGGACTACCCCCAGCCGGAACGCAAACGCTGAAGGCTAACATGATGCCCGATATCGCGCCATGCCAAAGCACGGCGCAAGGGGGGAGGGGGCGGGCCAGGCGCCCTGATCCAGGCGCGGCCGACCCGCCTGTGGATACCGCCTGCCCGGCCTGTTCCTTTCCTGTGGATTGCTGTGGATAAGGGATTGACACCCCCGAAGAGGGGCTGTTAACTTTTTTGAGAGCGGAGTTCCCTGCCGCCTCGTGCCCAATCCGCGGTCAAAGCCCAGTCCTTCCAGCGGGTATCTTCTTGCGGGGTTTTGTCAAGCGACACACGTGGATGCGCGGGGAACTTCCTCATCTGATTCCATTCCCCACGTGAACAGGGTCGGCAACGCCGGATAGGAGCGCCGTTATTCCACGACTGCTGCTCGTTCTGGCTTGCCTGGTCTCGGGCTGCTCCTCCGACTCCATCCACTCCGCGCAGACCTTCTTCCCCGGCGACCAGCCCACTTCCTGGGATTCCTGCGACAAGTTCAGCTCGATCCGGGACGAGATCACGATCTGCGCGGCGACGTCCGTACTCCCCGGACAGAGCGCCGCCACCTACAACATCCGGTTCAACCTACCGAACGCGGACCGCATCAAGATCGCCGTCTTCGACAGCCACGCGGCTCTGGTGAAGGTGCTCTTCGACGCCGAGGAGCCCGCCACCCTGCCCGATCAGTTCCGGAGCCCGCCGATCATCTGGGATTTCACCGACGCGAACGGCACCCGCGTTCCGGACGGGGACTACCGAATCTACTTCAGCGCGACCGGCTTCCTCTCGACCAGCGACGTGCCCGTCCAGTGAGGCCGGCGCTCGTCGGGCTGGCGTGGATCCTGGCGATCTCCGCGTCCGTCGCGACTCACCTCGGGCACCCTCCGTTCGCCCAGGCGCAGCCGCCCGCGGAGAGCGACACGACCTACACGCCTCCGGTTCCTCCCCCCTCGTCGTCGCGCGTCACGTCCCGCGTGCAGCGGACGGGCGAGGAGCGGGACCGGGTGGAGCTCGGCGCCGCGGTCCCGAGAGGCGACTTCGATTTCCTGGGCACGTTCGGCTACCGCCGCTTCGTCCGGGAAGGAGGACCGTTCGAGC of the Candidatus Eisenbacteria bacterium genome contains:
- the ffh gene encoding signal recognition particle protein, producing MFEDLTERLNGVFRKLLGRGRLSEQDVKESLREIRRVLLEADVNLNVARDFLKAVEERAVGVDLVQSVTPGQQIVKIVHDELVKLLGGASPATGMQFPSNRAAVVLLAGLQGSGKTTTAAKLARYWKGREKRVLLAALDLRRPAAIDQLEVLGKQIAAPVHLDRETQDPVAVAKAARARADREGFDLLIADTAGRLHIDDELMDEVARVQKTLEPHESYLVLDGMTGQDAVSIAETFTKRLRITGFILTKMDGDARGGAALSLRSVAGVPIRYLGTGEKVEGLEPFHADRLASRILGMGDVLTLVERAQERIDLAKAEKLEKKLRKERLTLEDFLGQIQEMKKLGPVEEIVKMIPGVRLPAGAQVGDQELKRTEAIIRSMTMEEREKPAIINGSRRKRIAKGSGTTVQDVNRLLKQFEQMQTMLKRLGGGWRGKLPLGLR